The following are from one region of the Paenibacillus bovis genome:
- a CDS encoding copper amine oxidase N-terminal domain-containing protein codes for MIKAFSRLALSVVVALGIGAGTVQAAVPDIQVVVNNSTVYAGVEPYVEKGTTMIPIKALQYIPGNSTIWNNTTQTVTVSQDGTVIKLVIGQTTATIGDRTVNLPVAPSLRSGRAMVPLRFLAEAAQAAVSWNPASRTVYVAKTPPQLIQQANGSDLALGREAAVSMPRISKLKSYAPSDDSNAGYTYYFPEGQSFPFFEQRGDVISYYEMQDNHSELVWTAKLNMNQTSTSPIFFLPYEIAAQAGTTPSITGRVAFYDTLPVTGATRSGYISPAAPSTGAGSNQTPSRFGNITGEVKK; via the coding sequence ATGATCAAAGCATTTTCCAGACTGGCATTATCAGTGGTAGTCGCTCTCGGTATAGGAGCAGGAACCGTACAGGCCGCTGTTCCCGATATTCAGGTAGTCGTTAATAATTCAACGGTATATGCCGGCGTAGAGCCGTATGTGGAAAAGGGTACCACGATGATACCGATCAAAGCCCTGCAGTACATACCAGGTAATTCAACTATTTGGAATAATACAACACAGACGGTTACAGTCAGTCAGGATGGTACGGTAATCAAGCTCGTGATCGGACAGACAACAGCGACGATTGGTGACCGTACCGTGAACCTGCCAGTTGCACCGTCGCTGCGAAGCGGTCGTGCGATGGTACCGCTGCGCTTCCTGGCAGAGGCTGCACAGGCAGCAGTCAGCTGGAATCCGGCAAGCCGTACCGTCTATGTCGCCAAAACGCCGCCACAGCTTATTCAGCAGGCAAATGGAAGCGACCTGGCGCTGGGACGCGAAGCAGCAGTAAGCATGCCGCGCATCAGCAAGCTCAAAAGCTATGCACCGTCGGATGACAGCAATGCAGGATATACGTATTATTTCCCCGAAGGACAAAGCTTCCCGTTCTTCGAACAGCGTGGTGATGTGATCTCTTATTATGAAATGCAGGATAATCACAGTGAACTGGTGTGGACAGCCAAGCTGAACATGAATCAGACGTCAACTTCGCCTATATTCTTCCTGCCGTATGAGATTGCCGCACAGGCAGGCACTACGCCAAGCATAACCGGCCGAGTTGCTTTTTATGATACGCTGCCTGTCACGGGTGCAACCCGTTCGGGTTATATCAGCCCGGCTGCACCATCTACAGGTGCAGGCAGCAATCAGACACCGAGCCGATTTGGCAATATTACCGGAGAAGTCAAAAAGTAA
- a CDS encoding ABC transporter substrate-binding protein produces the protein MKKLMFLLLASVLLLSACSGGGGNASSDPGKKEITVWAWDPNFNIAALNLAKEKYMAAHPDVKINIVENAQADIVQKLNTGLNSGTTKGLPNIVLIEDYRSQGFLQAYPDAFRDMSSSIKAADFADYKAGPTSYEGKQYGVPFDSGVTGLYVRTDYLEQAGYKVADLQNIDWDQFIEIGKKVKAATGKDMLTQDPNDLGLIRSMIQSAGSWYLKEDGKTPNIAGNEALKKALETYKAMYDANIVKANSDWSQFLAAFNSGAVASVPTGNWITPSVKAEASQSGKWAVVPFPVLKGVPNSVHASNIGGASWYVMNVDGQDTAADFLKSTFGSDKDLYQEMLTKIGIIGTLKTSSENEAYDKPDEFFGGQKVYADFAKWTKEVPNVNYGLHTYAIEDIMTVEVQNYLSGSKDVDTMMKDVQAQAEAQLK, from the coding sequence ATGAAAAAATTGATGTTCCTTTTACTGGCAAGCGTACTGTTATTGTCCGCATGTTCCGGCGGTGGCGGTAACGCAAGCTCTGACCCGGGTAAAAAAGAAATTACGGTCTGGGCATGGGATCCGAACTTTAACATTGCCGCGCTGAACCTGGCAAAAGAGAAATATATGGCGGCACATCCTGATGTGAAGATTAATATCGTGGAAAATGCACAAGCTGATATCGTGCAAAAACTTAACACAGGTCTTAACTCCGGTACAACCAAAGGATTGCCAAACATTGTACTGATCGAGGATTATCGCTCCCAGGGATTCCTGCAAGCGTATCCAGACGCTTTCCGTGATATGTCTTCTTCTATCAAAGCAGCTGACTTTGCGGATTACAAAGCAGGTCCTACCAGCTATGAAGGCAAGCAATACGGCGTACCTTTTGACTCTGGTGTAACCGGTCTGTATGTACGTACGGATTACCTGGAACAAGCAGGCTACAAAGTAGCTGATCTGCAAAATATCGATTGGGATCAATTTATCGAAATCGGTAAAAAAGTAAAAGCGGCAACAGGCAAAGACATGCTGACACAGGATCCAAATGACCTTGGTCTGATCCGCTCCATGATTCAGTCTGCAGGCAGCTGGTACCTGAAAGAAGACGGTAAAACTCCTAATATCGCAGGTAACGAAGCTCTGAAAAAAGCTCTGGAAACCTACAAAGCGATGTATGATGCAAATATCGTTAAAGCGAATTCCGACTGGAGCCAATTCCTGGCTGCATTCAACAGCGGCGCGGTTGCTTCCGTACCTACAGGTAACTGGATCACACCATCCGTCAAAGCTGAAGCTTCACAATCCGGTAAATGGGCAGTTGTTCCATTCCCGGTACTGAAAGGCGTACCTAACTCTGTACATGCGTCCAACATTGGTGGTGCTTCCTGGTATGTTATGAACGTAGACGGACAGGACACTGCAGCTGATTTCCTGAAATCCACATTCGGTTCGGATAAAGATCTGTACCAGGAAATGCTGACCAAAATCGGTATCATCGGTACACTGAAAACCTCTTCCGAGAACGAAGCTTATGACAAACCGGACGAGTTCTTCGGTGGACAAAAAGTATACGCTGATTTTGCAAAATGGACAAAAGAAGTACCTAACGTCAACTACGGTCTGCATACGTATGCTATCGAAGACATCATGACGGTAGAAGTACAAAACTATCTGAGCGGCAGCAAAGATGTAGATACAATGATGAAAGATGTACAGGCACAGGCTGAAGCCCAGCTGAAATAA
- a CDS encoding carbohydrate ABC transporter permease yields MKTADPALNTGKKTTRARMGNRVREGITGWTFVGIAALLIFIFFFYPMIQALILSFQTGTGMNLKFNGFDNYTRLFTDSMFLTAVKNTFIYLIFQVPLMVILALFISVLLNDKNLKFKGFFRTAIFLPCITSLVAYAVVFKYLFSSDGLVNAMLLNLHLTNTPIDWITDPFWAKVTIIIAITWRWTGYNMIFYLSGLQNIDSSIYEAARIDGASAIRQFFSITVPLLKPIILFTSITSTIGTLQLFDEVVNITKGGPGNATTSISQYIYNLSFEYSPDFGYAATVSYSIVIMIIILSFIQFKVAGERNG; encoded by the coding sequence ATGAAAACAGCAGATCCTGCTCTGAATACAGGCAAAAAAACGACTCGCGCCCGGATGGGCAATCGTGTAAGAGAAGGCATAACGGGCTGGACGTTCGTAGGAATTGCCGCATTACTGATTTTTATTTTCTTCTTCTATCCAATGATCCAGGCACTGATTCTGTCTTTCCAGACAGGAACAGGCATGAATTTGAAATTTAACGGCTTTGATAACTATACGCGTCTGTTTACAGACAGCATGTTCCTCACAGCCGTCAAAAATACATTCATTTATCTGATTTTCCAGGTTCCGCTTATGGTTATTCTGGCACTGTTCATCTCGGTGCTGCTGAATGACAAAAACCTGAAATTCAAAGGATTTTTCCGTACGGCGATCTTCCTGCCGTGTATTACATCGCTCGTTGCTTATGCAGTCGTATTCAAATATCTGTTCTCTTCGGATGGACTGGTAAATGCGATGCTGCTCAACCTGCATCTCACGAATACCCCTATCGACTGGATTACTGATCCATTCTGGGCCAAAGTAACGATCATTATCGCTATTACATGGCGTTGGACCGGTTATAACATGATCTTCTATCTGTCCGGTCTGCAAAATATCGACAGTTCTATTTATGAAGCAGCCCGTATCGATGGTGCTTCGGCAATTCGTCAGTTCTTTAGCATCACGGTACCACTGCTCAAGCCGATCATTCTGTTCACATCGATCACATCCACGATCGGTACACTGCAGCTGTTCGATGAAGTCGTGAATATCACCAAGGGTGGACCGGGTAATGCGACCACGAGTATCTCGCAGTATATCTATAACCTGTCCTTTGAATATTCGCCGGACTTTGGTTACGCGGCAACCGTATCGTATTCGATCGTTATTATGATTATTATTCTTTCCTTTATCCAGTTCAAAGTGGCAGGTGAGCGCAATGGCTAA
- a CDS encoding carbohydrate ABC transporter permease, translating into MAKTKLTFTYLFLIVAAFVSIFPFFWMIVSSTNLSVEVTGGKLLPGAHLIDNLTKLTESVDIWNAMWNSAKIAVSTTILAMLIASLAGYGFEVYRSKAKDIVFNILLLSMMIPFAALMVPLYRMFGQITNFIPFIGIDTPAAVVIPTMTTAFLIFFFRQSTKMFPKDLLEAGRMDGLSELGLFFRVYMPTMKTSYAAAAIITFMSSWNNYLWPLVILQTPENQTIPLLISNLGSSYSPDYGVIMIAIVISTLPTALVFFLMQKHFVAGMVGSVK; encoded by the coding sequence ATGGCTAAAACAAAATTAACATTTACGTATCTGTTCCTGATCGTTGCTGCATTTGTCTCGATCTTCCCGTTCTTCTGGATGATCGTCAGCTCGACCAACCTGTCTGTAGAAGTAACCGGAGGCAAGCTGCTGCCGGGTGCACATCTAATCGATAACCTGACCAAACTGACCGAATCCGTGGATATCTGGAATGCGATGTGGAATTCCGCCAAAATCGCAGTATCCACGACTATTCTGGCGATGCTGATCGCTTCGCTGGCCGGTTATGGATTTGAAGTATATCGCAGTAAAGCCAAAGACATTGTCTTCAATATTCTGCTGCTGTCCATGATGATTCCGTTCGCAGCCCTGATGGTACCGCTGTACCGGATGTTTGGACAAATCACCAACTTTATTCCGTTTATCGGAATTGATACGCCGGCAGCAGTCGTTATTCCAACGATGACTACCGCGTTCCTGATCTTCTTTTTCCGCCAAAGCACCAAGATGTTCCCGAAAGATCTGCTGGAAGCCGGACGTATGGATGGACTGAGCGAGCTGGGATTGTTCTTCCGCGTATACATGCCAACGATGAAAACATCCTATGCTGCCGCCGCAATTATTACGTTTATGTCCAGCTGGAACAACTATCTGTGGCCGCTCGTTATCCTGCAGACACCAGAGAACCAGACGATCCCACTGCTGATCTCCAATCTGGGCTCCAGTTACTCACCGGATTACGGCGTGATCATGATCGCAATCGTGATCTCTACGCTGCCAACAGCGCTTGTGTTCTTCCTGATGCAGAAGCACTTTGTGGCAGGTATGGTAGGATCGGTCAAATAA